In Argiope bruennichi chromosome X1, qqArgBrue1.1, whole genome shotgun sequence, a single window of DNA contains:
- the LOC129959493 gene encoding uncharacterized protein LOC129959493, translating to MKQSIDLLSNVQEMIMLDASGHMDKLNHHFFISPGVAGGIPIGCIITNEEETNNFREGVKLLCECFPEKCCLLQNGPLIVMSDDDLKKREVLSEIWLNSTYLLCQFHVLKAVWQWLMNSENKILKEHHQELYFSFKSLMYAETEMQLKELLQNMLDNNTVRKYDKFIIYLSKLFSKKQLWCTYRKMVLTRGNNTTNYVESLFKVLKETILGRVKAFSLVQLLDFIVTRFEKYLHSRYLDFSFGHYNKKLVKRFLPDDKGIIQNIRSLNKDNTYFEIDHHFVDLESSICTCFVGMNGKLCKHLSAVILKQNKQSTFVYSLESRKLMYEVGYWKKIGFK from the coding sequence ATGAAGCAAAGTATAGATTTACTTAGCAACGTTCAAGAAATGATAATGCTAGATGCATCTGGTCACATGGACaaattaaatcatcatttttttatttctccaggtGTAGCTGGTGGAATACCTATTGGCTGCATCATTACAAATGAAGAAGAAACTAATAATTTTCGTGAAGGAGTGAAACTTCTTTGCGAGTGTTTCCCTGAGAAATGCTGTTTATTGCAAAATGGGCCATTGATTGTAATGTCAGATGATGATCTGAAGAAAAGAGAAGTTCTGAGTGAAATATGGCTGAATTCTACTTACTTACTCTGTCAGTTTCATGTGCTAAAAGCAGTGTGGCAATGGCTTATgaacagtgaaaataaaattctaaaagagcaccatcaagaattatatttttcctttaaatcatTGATGTATGCAGAAACTGAAATGCAATTGAAAGAGTTGCTTCAAAATATGTTGGATAATAACACAGTCAGGAAATATGACAAGTTCATCATATATTTGAGCAAGTTGTTCTCCAAAAAGCAATTATGGTGCACTTATAGAAAAATGGTATTAACCAGGGGAAACAATACAACAAACTATGTTGAAAGTTTGTTCAAAGTTTTAAAAGAGACCATACTTGGACGAGTGAAAGCATTTAGCTTAGTTCAATTACTGGACTTCATTGTCACAAGATTTGAGAAGTATCTACATAGTAgatatttagattttagttttgGTCATTATAACAAAAAACTAGTAAAAAGGTTTTTGCCAGATGATAAAGGAATAATTCAGAACATCAGATCACTAAATAAAGATAacacttattttgaaattgatcacCATTTTGTTGATTTGGAAAGTTCCATTTGTACTTGCTTTGTTGGCATGAATGGAAAGCTTTGCAAGCATTTAAGTGCTgtgattttgaaacaaaataaacaatcaacATTTGTCTATTCTCtagaaagtagaaaattaatgTATGAAGTGGGCTACTGGAAAAAAATTGGATTCAAATAG